Proteins encoded in a region of the Nitrospira sp. genome:
- a CDS encoding SNF2-related protein, giving the protein MIGLTPYHAKYFAHELTKRCPSDSIEKLASALVDAQVDLNPHQVEAALFAFRSPLSKGALLADEVGLGKTIEAGLVLSQKWAERKRQVLIITPSNLRKQWHQELQEKFFLPCRILETKSYNEAVRQGNVRPFECSDIVICSYQFARSKAAEISLMRWDLVVIDEAHRLRNVYKPTNVIANTIKHALKDAPKLLLTATPLQNSLLELYGLVSVVDDRIFGDLKSFKEQFANLHNQATFDTLKARLQPLCKRTLRRQVLPYVRYTKRLPMMQPFTPAENEDRLYHLVSDYLRRDNLQALPSSQRSLMTLVLRKLLASSSFAIAGALNSMSQRLRERLRQADGPNPLEEALEEDFEALEGMAEEWDEEEAASKVLTEADRKAIQQEIDDLEGFRKLAVSIVHNAKGQELLTALRTAFGKAEELGAAQKAIIFTESRRTQEYLLRVLADSPWKDYIVQFNGSNNDEKSKQIYQTWLQRHQNTDRVTGSRSADMRSALVDYFKKPGQIMIATEAGSEGINLQFCSLVVNYDLPWNPQRIEQRIGRCHRYGQRHDVVVVNFLNQNNEADQHVFRLLSEKFQLFEGVFGASDEVLGAIESGVDFEKRIADIYQRCRTPHEIKVSFDQLQSELGSQIDEAMTKARQLLFEHFDDEVREKLRVSDENSRLYLNRYERILMQLTRYELRDHADFFTDSSFKLQTCPFEGEIPLGLYELPRRTGEVHLYRLAHPLAEQVVGQAKGRLLESAELTFEYRKHDGKVTVVEPLIGKSGILNVSLFTVEALDQAEDYLICTGVTEQGEVLDEEVVQRLFSLPGTISQTTTSSLSHPTLRTRTEERQDAIRRQISKRNAEFFEIEVDKLDSWADDLKVGLEREIKEFDRQIKEARRAAVAALTLEEKLAGQKQIKAIEAERGKRRRALFDAQDEIDSRREQLINEIEGKLQQKASSEHLFAIRWQVR; this is encoded by the coding sequence TTGATAGGGCTGACTCCCTACCACGCCAAGTATTTTGCCCATGAACTTACCAAACGCTGTCCGTCGGATAGCATTGAAAAGCTCGCCAGTGCTCTGGTTGATGCCCAGGTCGATCTCAATCCCCATCAGGTTGAAGCAGCCCTGTTCGCTTTTCGTTCTCCACTTTCGAAAGGTGCGCTGCTAGCCGATGAGGTGGGTCTTGGAAAGACCATTGAGGCGGGGCTGGTGCTGTCGCAGAAATGGGCCGAGCGGAAGCGGCAGGTCCTCATTATCACACCGTCTAACCTTCGCAAACAGTGGCATCAGGAACTCCAGGAAAAGTTTTTTCTTCCTTGCCGTATTCTGGAGACGAAATCTTATAATGAGGCCGTCCGGCAGGGCAATGTCCGCCCATTTGAATGCAGCGACATCGTCATCTGCTCCTACCAGTTTGCACGCTCCAAAGCGGCAGAGATCAGTCTCATGCGCTGGGATCTGGTTGTGATCGATGAAGCTCACCGCCTGCGGAATGTCTACAAGCCAACGAACGTCATCGCCAACACAATCAAGCACGCCCTCAAGGACGCTCCGAAGCTCCTGCTTACGGCGACGCCGCTGCAGAACTCGTTGCTCGAATTGTATGGCCTCGTCAGCGTCGTCGACGATCGGATCTTTGGTGATCTCAAGAGTTTCAAGGAGCAGTTTGCAAATCTTCACAACCAGGCCACGTTCGATACGCTGAAAGCCCGTCTCCAGCCGCTCTGCAAACGAACGCTGCGCCGCCAAGTGCTGCCCTATGTGCGCTATACCAAGCGCTTGCCTATGATGCAGCCTTTTACACCTGCGGAAAATGAAGATCGGCTCTATCATCTGGTATCCGATTATCTCCGGCGCGACAATCTGCAAGCGCTTCCATCGAGCCAACGATCACTGATGACGCTCGTCCTCCGTAAGCTCTTGGCATCCTCCTCCTTCGCCATTGCAGGAGCCTTGAACTCAATGAGCCAACGACTCCGCGAACGCCTTCGACAGGCTGACGGGCCGAACCCACTGGAAGAGGCGTTGGAAGAAGACTTCGAAGCACTCGAGGGAATGGCGGAGGAGTGGGATGAGGAAGAAGCCGCTTCGAAAGTACTGACCGAGGCGGACCGTAAAGCCATCCAACAGGAAATCGATGATCTCGAAGGGTTTCGCAAGCTGGCGGTCTCGATCGTGCACAATGCCAAGGGGCAAGAGCTGCTCACGGCACTGCGTACGGCCTTTGGTAAAGCCGAAGAATTAGGCGCGGCTCAAAAGGCCATTATCTTCACCGAGTCCAGACGTACACAGGAGTATCTTCTCCGAGTACTCGCCGACAGCCCTTGGAAGGATTATATCGTCCAGTTCAATGGTTCCAACAATGATGAGAAATCGAAGCAGATCTATCAGACCTGGCTCCAGCGACATCAGAATACCGACCGGGTGACCGGCTCTCGCTCAGCTGATATGCGCTCCGCCCTCGTGGACTATTTCAAAAAACCGGGTCAGATTATGATTGCCACGGAAGCGGGGTCGGAAGGTATCAATCTCCAGTTTTGTTCGCTTGTCGTGAACTACGATCTCCCCTGGAATCCCCAGCGGATCGAGCAGCGCATTGGCCGCTGTCATCGCTATGGGCAGAGGCACGACGTGGTCGTGGTGAACTTTCTGAATCAGAACAACGAAGCGGATCAGCATGTGTTCCGACTCCTGTCGGAGAAGTTCCAACTCTTTGAGGGCGTGTTCGGAGCCAGCGACGAAGTATTAGGCGCGATTGAGTCCGGGGTCGATTTCGAGAAGCGGATCGCGGACATCTATCAACGATGCCGGACTCCGCACGAAATCAAAGTCTCGTTCGATCAGCTACAGAGCGAGCTCGGCAGCCAGATCGACGAAGCCATGACGAAAGCACGCCAGCTCCTGTTCGAACACTTCGACGACGAAGTGCGCGAAAAGCTGCGGGTGAGCGATGAGAACTCTAGACTGTACCTGAATCGCTACGAGCGCATCCTCATGCAACTCACCCGTTATGAGCTGCGCGACCATGCAGACTTTTTCACCGACTCCTCCTTCAAATTACAAACCTGTCCATTTGAGGGCGAGATTCCGCTGGGCTTGTATGAGCTGCCTCGCCGAACAGGAGAGGTTCACCTGTATCGGCTCGCTCATCCATTGGCGGAGCAGGTTGTGGGACAGGCAAAGGGTCGCCTCCTTGAATCAGCGGAACTTACATTCGAGTATCGCAAGCACGACGGAAAAGTCACGGTTGTCGAGCCGCTCATCGGAAAGTCTGGGATCTTGAATGTCTCACTGTTTACCGTCGAGGCGCTGGATCAAGCTGAGGACTACCTCATCTGTACAGGCGTGACCGAACAGGGCGAAGTGTTGGATGAAGAAGTTGTCCAACGGCTCTTCTCCTTGCCAGGAACGATCAGCCAAACAACCACCTCGTCACTCAGCCATCCTACACTCCGTACCAGGACGGAAGAGCGGCAGGATGCCATTCGTAGACAGATTTCCAAACGCAACGCCGAGTTCTTTGAGATCGAAGTCGACAAACTGGATTCCTGGGCCGATGACCTAAAAGTGGGCTTAGAACGCGAGATTAAGGAATTCGACCGGCAGATCAAGGAAGCCCGCAGGGCAGCAGTGGCAGCGTTGACGTTGGAAGAGAAGCTCGCCGGTCAGAAACAGATCAAGGCAATTGAAGCAGAACGAGGCAAGCGGCGGAGAGCGTTGTTTGATGCCCAGGATGAGATCGACAGTCGGCGGGAACAGCTCAT
- a CDS encoding type II toxin-antitoxin system YafQ family toxin, translating into MLLLKTTSRFLKDLKLAKKRGYDLDKLEAIVDLLQAQQSLPPKNKDHTLTGEWNHHRECHIQPDWLLIYRIEATFLILERTGTHSDLFD; encoded by the coding sequence GTGCTTCTCCTCAAGACCACCAGCCGTTTTCTCAAGGACCTTAAGCTTGCCAAAAAGCGAGGCTACGATCTCGACAAACTCGAAGCCATCGTTGACCTTCTTCAGGCCCAACAATCATTGCCCCCCAAGAACAAGGACCATACTCTTACCGGTGAGTGGAACCACCATCGTGAATGTCATATTCAGCCAGACTGGCTCCTCATCTACAGAATTGAAGCCACGTTCCTCATTCTCGAACGGACGGGCACGCACTCCGACCTGTTTGACTGA
- a CDS encoding ShlB/FhaC/HecB family hemolysin secretion/activation protein — translation MKAGACGAAPACFLFARQSFISLTMGLTMMSTLVDTSTFAQSTIDPTGRSGQPPGPLKEEFQRPLPPPRPVLPILPPAPPEEEAPKQPGTVQVFVRDVRVTGNTVFSESEIAETTAPFKNRILMTEDLERLRLALTLLYVNKGYLTSGAIIPDQDVVDGVVEVQVIEGKLARIDVEGNRWFSSSYLRDRLSLGSRTPLSLAPFQEQLQLLQQDRRIERINAELRPGDERGESLLNVRVADRNPFHASFDVNNYQTPLVGPVRGIGTVIHDNLTGRGDPLSVSYGGSAGAHPIIDASYALPFNRYGTTFMPYYRRYDFKLIEEPFEPLNLNTDTEIIGLSLRHPIYRTVTDEVALSIIGEHLFTQSFIFGDVPFDVFPGFQNGAATVSALRFAQDWTHRTLDTVLAVRSRFSVGLNVLGATISSNPATPDGQFFSWLGQVQTIKQYGDQLFGMQLLGHMDLQLTTSPLFPLEQVALGGRYTVRGYREVTILRDNAFIASLESRFPLIRRRNGEPMVQLAPFVDVAHGWSLGQNRPAPIAPVTDFPNTLASVGVGLRWNILAQGRAVFEVYWGQKLRPVRDVGNTLQDHGVHLGIVVNLF, via the coding sequence ATGAAAGCAGGCGCTTGCGGAGCGGCGCCTGCTTGTTTTCTGTTCGCCCGTCAGAGCTTTATCTCGTTGACCATGGGTCTCACCATGATGAGTACGTTGGTAGATACATCCACCTTTGCACAAAGCACGATTGACCCGACTGGTCGATCCGGTCAACCGCCTGGGCCACTGAAGGAAGAGTTTCAACGCCCTCTACCACCCCCGCGTCCGGTTTTGCCTATCCTCCCTCCAGCTCCACCAGAAGAAGAAGCGCCGAAACAGCCTGGCACAGTGCAGGTCTTTGTGCGCGATGTCCGCGTGACGGGCAACACGGTCTTCTCGGAGTCCGAGATTGCGGAAACGACGGCCCCGTTTAAGAACCGGATCTTGATGACGGAAGATCTTGAGCGGCTTCGGCTGGCGCTCACGCTGCTCTACGTCAATAAGGGCTACCTGACCTCCGGGGCGATCATTCCTGATCAGGATGTCGTGGATGGAGTGGTAGAGGTGCAAGTCATAGAAGGGAAACTGGCGCGCATTGATGTCGAAGGCAACCGTTGGTTCAGCTCCTCGTACCTGCGTGATCGCCTGTCGCTCGGCAGCCGCACACCCCTGTCACTGGCCCCCTTTCAGGAGCAGCTGCAACTCTTACAGCAGGATCGGCGGATCGAACGCATCAATGCGGAACTCCGGCCCGGCGATGAACGTGGCGAGAGCCTGCTGAATGTGCGGGTGGCGGACAGAAATCCGTTTCATGCATCGTTCGATGTGAACAACTACCAGACACCTCTGGTCGGACCGGTCCGCGGAATCGGCACAGTCATCCATGACAACCTCACCGGTCGAGGAGATCCGCTCAGCGTCAGTTACGGCGGTTCAGCCGGAGCCCATCCGATAATTGACGCTTCGTATGCCCTCCCCTTCAACCGATACGGCACAACCTTTATGCCGTACTATCGGCGCTACGACTTCAAACTGATCGAAGAACCTTTCGAACCACTCAACCTCAATACCGACACCGAAATCATCGGCCTAAGTCTCCGCCACCCAATCTATCGGACGGTGACGGACGAGGTGGCGCTCTCGATCATCGGCGAACATCTCTTTACGCAAAGCTTCATCTTTGGAGACGTGCCGTTCGATGTTTTCCCCGGCTTCCAGAACGGGGCTGCGACCGTCTCCGCGCTCCGGTTCGCCCAGGATTGGACCCATCGCACGCTCGACACCGTCCTCGCAGTACGTTCGCGGTTCAGTGTGGGCCTCAATGTCCTCGGTGCGACGATCAGCAGTAATCCCGCCACGCCCGACGGACAGTTTTTTTCTTGGTTAGGCCAGGTCCAGACTATTAAACAATACGGCGACCAGTTATTCGGCATGCAACTCCTGGGACACATGGATCTTCAACTCACGACTTCTCCCCTCTTTCCTCTCGAACAGGTCGCGCTTGGCGGCCGTTATACCGTGCGCGGCTACCGTGAGGTGACGATCCTGCGTGACAATGCGTTCATCGCATCCCTCGAATCGCGATTTCCGCTGATCCGCCGGCGGAACGGCGAGCCGATGGTGCAGCTCGCTCCATTCGTAGATGTGGCCCACGGATGGAGTCTCGGACAGAACCGTCCCGCTCCCATCGCGCCGGTCACAGACTTTCCTAACACGCTCGCCAGCGTGGGGGTGGGACTCCGCTGGAATATCCTCGCGCAAGGTCGAGCCGTTTTTGAGGTCTATTGGGGTCAGAAACTCCGCCCCGTGCGGGACGTCGGAAATACCCTACAAGATCATGGCGTTCATCTTGGAATTGTCGTCAATCTTTTTTGA
- a CDS encoding relaxase/mobilization nuclease domain-containing protein: protein MSPSISPIDLKLDEWGSRLFNVSTETLPRPQSNRNGRLSFAKHVSTGGRLSTSQARVTYVRQKLKAMVRRSPQVVVKLVRAPKGMKGISNNLIYISRDGQLEIEDQDGQVILGKDAVADLKTEWRDGGTPILADSTMRDAFHLVLSMPTRTDPLSVQRAARDFAMREFSGFQYAMVLHTFETDPDPHPSRHPHVHLTVKAAGLDGIRLNPRKVDLQRWREGFAEALREHGIEATTTSRIHRTTHERWTVRHRPEPSKEGETLERLKRTTRRHGRAKEVMRNYEQVMRTLARSDRGEDRQLAADLVHYLSERSREVPKTRSPERDRSS from the coding sequence ATGAGTCCTTCAATTAGTCCAATCGACCTGAAACTGGATGAGTGGGGGAGTCGGCTCTTCAATGTCTCAACGGAGACCCTCCCACGGCCGCAGTCCAACAGGAATGGTCGTCTGAGTTTCGCCAAGCACGTGAGTACTGGCGGACGGCTCAGCACGTCACAGGCTCGGGTGACCTATGTCCGGCAAAAGCTCAAGGCCATGGTCCGCCGTTCGCCGCAAGTCGTGGTAAAACTCGTCAGGGCGCCGAAGGGGATGAAGGGCATCTCGAACAACCTCATCTACATTTCGCGTGATGGCCAACTCGAGATCGAGGATCAGGACGGTCAGGTGATTCTTGGGAAGGATGCAGTGGCCGATCTGAAAACCGAATGGCGCGATGGGGGGACACCGATCCTCGCGGACTCCACGATGCGCGATGCCTTTCATCTCGTTCTCTCCATGCCGACACGCACCGATCCGCTATCGGTCCAACGGGCGGCCCGTGACTTTGCGATGCGAGAGTTCTCAGGGTTTCAGTACGCGATGGTGCTCCATACCTTTGAGACCGATCCGGATCCACATCCGTCCCGGCATCCCCATGTTCATTTAACGGTGAAAGCGGCAGGTCTCGATGGGATTCGGCTCAATCCAAGAAAGGTCGATCTGCAGCGCTGGCGAGAGGGGTTTGCGGAGGCCTTACGAGAGCATGGCATTGAGGCGACGACCACGAGCCGGATTCATCGGACCACACATGAACGATGGACGGTGCGGCATCGGCCTGAACCGAGCAAAGAAGGGGAGACGTTGGAGCGGTTGAAGCGCACCACTCGGCGACATGGACGAGCCAAGGAAGTCATGCGGAATTATGAGCAGGTAATGCGGACGTTAGCCCGATCAGATCGTGGGGAGGATCGGCAACTGGCCGCAGACTTGGTCCATTACCTAAGTGAGCGGTCGCGGGAGGTCCCGAAAACTCGTTCGCCGGAGCGCGATCGGTCTTCCTAA
- a CDS encoding type IV toxin-antitoxin system AbiEi family antitoxin domain-containing protein has protein sequence MKRVQLDRRAKAVFRRHRGVLRTSQALKLGIHPRILYHLRDTGWLVAVTRGVYRLADLPEPSHPDLLVVARRVPQAVICLISALSFHGLTTQIPHEVQIALPRRARYPRLDHPPLRVFLMTGAAYTEGIETHVIEGIPLRVYGPAKTVVDCFKFRNKIGIDVAVEALRLARERKHVTPRALLQYARLCRVERVMRPYLEALT, from the coding sequence ATGAAGCGCGTTCAGCTGGATCGCCGAGCTAAAGCTGTGTTCCGCCGCCATCGGGGCGTGCTACGAACCTCTCAAGCCCTGAAGCTGGGGATCCATCCGCGCATTCTCTACCACCTTCGTGACACCGGGTGGCTTGTCGCGGTGACACGGGGAGTCTATCGGCTGGCCGACCTGCCTGAGCCGAGCCATCCGGATCTTCTTGTCGTGGCGCGTCGAGTCCCGCAGGCGGTGATTTGTCTCATCTCGGCACTCTCTTTCCATGGCCTCACCACCCAAATCCCGCACGAGGTCCAGATTGCATTGCCTCGTCGGGCCCGATATCCAAGGCTCGACCATCCTCCGCTTCGCGTCTTTCTGATGACGGGTGCCGCGTACACTGAAGGGATCGAAACGCATGTCATCGAAGGGATCCCGCTTCGCGTCTATGGCCCAGCAAAGACGGTGGTGGACTGCTTCAAGTTTCGGAATAAAATTGGCATTGATGTGGCCGTTGAGGCGCTGCGACTAGCCCGTGAGCGGAAGCACGTGACGCCCCGTGCACTGCTTCAGTATGCCCGCCTCTGTCGAGTGGAACGTGTCATGCGTCCATATCTGGAGGCGCTGACATAA
- a CDS encoding type II toxin-antitoxin system RelB/DinJ family antitoxin, whose translation MSDRINTRIDTGLKKKAVKVFDRLGLTEAEAIRLFYAQVELHQGIPFPLMIPNAHTLEAFEEAKHPEKLPSFKSFRALRSRTGT comes from the coding sequence ATGTCTGACCGCATCAACACTCGTATTGATACCGGCCTGAAGAAGAAGGCTGTGAAAGTCTTTGACCGCCTCGGCCTGACTGAAGCCGAAGCCATCCGTCTCTTTTATGCCCAGGTTGAACTCCACCAGGGTATCCCTTTTCCTCTCATGATCCCAAACGCGCACACGCTGGAGGCTTTTGAAGAGGCAAAGCATCCCGAGAAACTCCCCTCGTTCAAAAGCTTTCGTGCCCTCAGAAGCCGCACGGGCACCTAA
- a CDS encoding helix-turn-helix transcriptional regulator encodes MKKRVIKVTEVSRGSGNVFADLDLPNADTLQIKAGLVIEIRRAIRRQRLTQQAAAARMGLRQPKVSSMMRGDFNVSERKLMECLNRLGYDIEIKVRPASARIGHLMLALP; translated from the coding sequence ATGAAAAAACGAGTCATTAAAGTGACCGAGGTCTCTCGCGGATCTGGCAATGTCTTCGCAGACTTGGACCTGCCAAATGCCGATACACTCCAGATTAAGGCCGGGTTGGTAATCGAGATTCGGAGAGCGATTCGCCGACAAAGGCTGACCCAGCAAGCCGCGGCCGCACGGATGGGGCTCAGACAACCGAAGGTCTCCAGCATGATGCGTGGGGACTTCAATGTGTCTGAACGCAAACTGATGGAGTGCCTGAATCGGCTCGGCTACGATATTGAAATCAAAGTTCGGCCAGCCTCTGCTCGCATCGGACATCTGATGCTGGCACTACCGTAA
- a CDS encoding nucleotidyl transferase AbiEii/AbiGii toxin family protein, translated as MAGHSSNLPASIHQRLLNQAKDQGRPLQELLQYFAIERFLFRLSQSPHATRFYLKGALMLRIWDAPLSRPTIDVDLMGRQMLSQDELEQVIKDVCMHQVPDDGCRFEPATVRAQPIRLEDQYGGIRVTFISHIGKIRLNMQVDVGFGDVIVPGPIPIDFPALLDFPSPHLLAYSPESAIAEKFQAMVMLDSANSRMKDFYDIWLLASGHSFEGSIVSHALKATFTRRQTPFPVDIPTALTDRFVKDRLKQTQWNAFVRKGHLAAEQVSLNEVVELLRGFLMPPMRASANSERFDRHWPAGGPWT; from the coding sequence ATGGCTGGTCATTCATCCAATCTGCCGGCATCGATTCATCAGCGGCTGCTCAATCAGGCGAAGGATCAGGGTCGCCCGCTTCAAGAGTTGCTGCAGTATTTTGCCATTGAACGATTCCTGTTCCGCCTCAGTCAATCGCCGCATGCCACTCGGTTTTATCTCAAGGGGGCGCTTATGCTTCGGATCTGGGATGCGCCCCTGTCGCGTCCGACAATCGATGTGGATCTGATGGGGCGGCAGATGTTGTCCCAGGATGAGTTGGAGCAGGTCATCAAGGACGTCTGTATGCACCAGGTGCCGGATGACGGCTGCCGCTTCGAGCCAGCCACCGTGCGAGCCCAGCCCATTCGCCTTGAGGATCAGTATGGGGGCATCCGTGTCACGTTCATATCCCATATTGGGAAGATCCGGCTCAACATGCAGGTGGATGTCGGATTCGGTGACGTCATCGTTCCAGGGCCGATTCCGATTGATTTCCCAGCGCTCCTAGATTTTCCGTCCCCCCATCTTCTGGCGTACTCTCCTGAGAGTGCAATCGCGGAGAAATTTCAGGCGATGGTGATGCTGGATTCAGCAAATAGCCGAATGAAGGATTTTTATGACATTTGGCTGCTTGCCAGCGGTCATTCGTTTGAGGGCTCTATCGTCAGCCACGCGCTCAAGGCCACGTTTACGCGGCGACAGACTCCATTCCCGGTGGATATCCCCACTGCGCTGACGGATCGCTTTGTGAAGGATCGCCTCAAACAGACGCAGTGGAATGCCTTTGTCCGGAAAGGCCATCTTGCTGCTGAACAGGTGTCACTCAATGAGGTTGTGGAGTTACTTCGAGGTTTCCTGATGCCTCCCATGCGAGCCTCGGCCAACAGCGAGCGCTTCGACCGCCATTGGCCAGCCGGCGGGCCCTGGACGTGA
- a CDS encoding filamentous hemagglutinin N-terminal domain-containing protein: MFHSFGEFGVPNHTIANFHNDSGLATSNILGRVTGGDMSHILGTIRTSEFGNANLFLMNPAGFLFGPNATLDVGGMVNFTTADYLKLKDGARFNARPNIAVDALLSTSPVAAFGFLGSNPKAITVQGSHLEVKLDKGIALVGGNITIESGTLKDGAVQRAQLSAPNGQIKLAVATSPGEFDLTSLQSIPNVNKTSFTSFGTVTLKPDSTINLSGTGTASIRGGQFVLKMNDAVLSTAESSGAANSISLSPNSSIISSTVGTDHGADIQIAAGTISLENGTVITSGTSGAGDGGTVTLDANSSISLVSSTISSNNEAPSELPIANNGGELNLSASHITLQQGSSLLARTTGPGRAGTITVNTNHLSLSGESVVQASTSDRGPAGSITVQGLGGNDTKAQIVSLTGGSSLSSSSSGNDEGEGGAAGHILVKTQTLLLSEGSQITTSSISSPGDAGTITIKAEKDVQLSKGILTSRSESNISDAFVDSVVIGNAGSITVSAPTVTLKNNSRIASTTDSRYPGDLSKGNAGSVTVNATHLSLTEGSHLTSSSIIGDSGKPPIGNAGSVIVRGLAGPAQSVLIDGNRSGIFTDTLGAGTGGNISVKANTVTLQNGGRLSAQTSGTEASAIGGTITVNATHAQLHSGATITANSNGMANAGDINIIATDGLTMQNSSIVLQNSRLLAQADRGRGGQIQIRASVFQQDATSVVNADAGRGVNGTVTIQALYAPAGGKIPPLGNRPLQAASLLNQRCAAATGGQFSSFTASGRNSLPAEPGGWLSSPSTLAISQSHGGTMTNIAPRATPAEPRGELPLLSLRQIASAGFLTQGFTSERSTSCRS, translated from the coding sequence TTGTTTCATAGCTTCGGCGAGTTCGGCGTTCCCAATCACACCATCGCGAACTTTCACAATGACTCCGGTCTTGCCACATCCAACATCCTCGGCCGTGTCACCGGCGGAGACATGTCTCACATCCTTGGCACCATTCGAACCAGCGAGTTTGGCAACGCTAATCTCTTTCTCATGAACCCAGCGGGATTCTTATTCGGTCCAAACGCCACTCTCGACGTGGGCGGAATGGTGAACTTCACCACCGCTGACTATCTCAAGCTCAAGGACGGCGCGCGATTCAACGCGCGTCCCAACATAGCCGTCGACGCGCTGTTGAGTACTTCGCCTGTCGCGGCGTTTGGGTTCTTGGGCTCGAATCCAAAAGCCATCACGGTTCAAGGAAGTCACCTCGAAGTCAAGCTGGATAAGGGCATTGCGCTGGTCGGAGGAAACATCACCATAGAATCCGGCACTCTAAAAGACGGCGCGGTTCAACGAGCACAACTCTCCGCACCAAACGGTCAGATCAAGTTGGCCGTCGCTACGTCTCCCGGAGAATTCGACCTAACGTCGCTTCAGTCCATTCCAAACGTGAATAAGACCTCATTTACCTCCTTCGGTACCGTCACGCTTAAACCGGACTCAACAATCAACCTCAGCGGTACGGGTACGGCTTCGATTCGGGGAGGTCAATTTGTCCTGAAAATGAATGATGCGGTACTCAGTACCGCTGAAAGTTCAGGAGCAGCAAATTCGATCTCACTGAGCCCAAATAGTTCAATCATTTCCTCAACTGTAGGTACAGATCACGGCGCCGACATACAGATCGCGGCTGGGACTATTTCGCTCGAAAACGGCACAGTGATAACCAGCGGCACCTCAGGGGCGGGCGATGGTGGAACGGTGACACTGGACGCAAATAGCTCGATTTCCCTCGTCAGTTCGACCATCTCCAGCAACAACGAAGCACCGTCAGAATTACCGATTGCGAACAATGGCGGGGAACTTAATCTGAGCGCGTCGCACATCACTCTTCAACAAGGAAGTTCGCTCTTGGCCCGCACGACTGGACCTGGCCGCGCAGGAACCATCACAGTGAATACCAACCATTTAAGTCTCTCAGGTGAGAGTGTGGTTCAGGCATCGACCTCTGATAGAGGTCCTGCAGGTAGCATTACAGTCCAAGGCTTGGGAGGAAACGACACCAAGGCGCAAATCGTCTCACTAACCGGAGGAAGCTCACTGTCAAGTAGTTCGTCGGGCAATGACGAAGGTGAAGGAGGAGCAGCCGGCCATATCCTGGTAAAGACTCAGACCCTTCTTCTCTCCGAGGGCAGTCAGATCACTACCTCCTCGATCTCTAGTCCAGGGGACGCCGGCACCATCACCATCAAAGCGGAGAAAGATGTCCAACTCTCGAAAGGCATTCTTACGAGCCGGAGCGAAAGCAATATTTCTGATGCATTCGTTGACAGTGTTGTCATTGGAAACGCCGGGTCCATTACCGTGTCGGCACCTACGGTCACTCTAAAGAACAATAGTCGGATAGCCTCGACCACTGACTCGCGTTATCCGGGAGATCTATCGAAGGGCAATGCCGGATCGGTAACGGTCAACGCCACGCACTTGAGCCTCACTGAGGGGAGCCATCTGACCAGTAGCAGTATCATTGGTGATTCTGGCAAGCCCCCAATTGGGAATGCCGGAAGCGTGATCGTTCGAGGCCTCGCCGGTCCCGCACAGTCAGTCCTCATCGACGGCAATCGTAGCGGAATTTTTACCGACACCCTAGGTGCTGGCACAGGTGGGAATATTTCCGTGAAAGCCAATACTGTTACGCTTCAGAACGGGGGCAGGCTCTCGGCGCAGACATCGGGAACCGAAGCTTCAGCCATTGGTGGAACAATCACTGTGAACGCCACTCATGCGCAACTTCATTCCGGCGCCACCATCACGGCAAATAGCAACGGCATGGCAAATGCTGGAGACATCAATATCATCGCGACCGACGGCCTCACCATGCAGAACAGCTCGATAGTTTTGCAGAACAGCCGGCTTCTGGCTCAAGCTGACCGTGGCAGAGGCGGTCAGATCCAGATCCGCGCCAGTGTGTTCCAGCAGGATGCAACCAGTGTCGTCAATGCAGATGCTGGACGTGGCGTGAACGGTACCGTGACGATTCAAGCGCTATACGCTCCAGCCGGCGGCAAGATTCCGCCACTGGGGAACCGGCCGCTACAAGCCGCGTCGCTCCTCAATCAACGCTGCGCAGCAGCGACCGGAGGACAGTTCAGCAGTTTCACCGCGTCTGGGCGGAATAGTCTACCGGCAGAACCGGGTGGATGGCTCTCAAGCCCATCGACACTCGCCATCTCTCAATCCCATGGCGGCACGATGACCAACATCGCTCCACGGGCGACACCAGCTGAACCACGAGGAGAGCTCCCTCTCCTGTCTTTACGACAAATTGCGTCAGCCGGGTTTTTAACCCAAGGCTTTACCTCAGAACGGTCAACGAGTTGCAGATCTTAA